AGATGATTTCGGATTCTCAGAACAGGAGGTTGAGCTTGTTTTTTCCGGAGGGAGAGGATACCATTTCCATATTACCAGTCCGAAAGTCCTGAAGCTAGGGAGTTCCGAAAGAAGGGAAATCGTGAACTATGTCAGCGGAAGGGACATTGATTTCAAGTACTTTTTCAGAGAAGTTGCAATGGACGGAGATTTCGGGACAGGCTCAAAGACATTTAAAGGTATTAAGAATGTACCGATGAAATGCACGCTCGTGGGATATGATTCGGGGTGGGGAAAGAGGGTTGCACTTTACCTTACTGACTACATGAAAGCAGAGTGCGGGAAGAAATACAAAAAAGATATGTTTCCTGAGCTTCGAAGGCATGAGAAGGTCGGGGATACGACAATCAAAAAGCTGATTAACATTACTAACAGTGAAAACGGCTTAAAGGATATTCTGGAGAGAGGAAGACTGGACTTCGACGTAAGAAATTTTAAGGAGATCGCCGCATATTTTATGCAGGAATCGATGGGAAATTTCCTGCACAGGTTCGGAGCTAGCGTTGATGAACCCGTAACTGCAGATATCAAAAGGCTTATCCGTGTGCCAGGGTCCCTGCACGGCGGATCAGGGATGCTTGTTAAGAAACTTGCCCTGTCCGAACTGGAAGGGTTTGATCCGCTTAATGACGCAGTTGTTTTTGGAGAAAGGCCGGTAAAAGTGACTGTTTCAAAGCCTTTTTCAGTACAGTTGAAGGGCAAGGATTTAAGAATAGAAGAGGGCATACAGGAAGTTCCCGAGTATGCAGCCGTATATCTGATTTGTAGAGGTGTTGCAGAGTATGGATATAGAAGAAATCAGCCAGACGCTGTATAAAGAAAAAAACCAGACATTAAAAACAAT
The genomic region above belongs to Methanosarcina horonobensis HB-1 = JCM 15518 and contains:
- the priS gene encoding DNA primase catalytic subunit PriS codes for the protein MDSRTARYLKSHFQNYYKTAEISLPDHLPNREWAFIFYDDMPEKMMHRHKSFGSSGEALDYLYGMAPAHVYNSTAYYEYPDARKMNEKNWLGAELIFDLDADHLPNAPRNYADMLELVKKESLKLMDFLLDDFGFSEQEVELVFSGGRGYHFHITSPKVLKLGSSERREIVNYVSGRDIDFKYFFREVAMDGDFGTGSKTFKGIKNVPMKCTLVGYDSGWGKRVALYLTDYMKAECGKKYKKDMFPELRRHEKVGDTTIKKLINITNSENGLKDILERGRLDFDVRNFKEIAAYFMQESMGNFLHRFGASVDEPVTADIKRLIRVPGSLHGGSGMLVKKLALSELEGFDPLNDAVVFGERPVKVTVSKPFSVQLKGKDLRIEEGIQEVPEYAAVYLICRGVAEYGYRRNQPDAV